In Flavivirga abyssicola, the following are encoded in one genomic region:
- a CDS encoding UDP-2,3-diacylglucosamine diphosphatase gives MQIPKGKKIYFASDNHLGAPTREASLPREKKFIAWLDEVKQDAAAIFLLGDLFDFWMDYKKVVPKGFTRTLGKLAEISDSGIPIYYFVGNHDLWMNGYFEEELNIPVYHKPKEFTFNNKTFFIGHGDGLGPGDKGYKRMKKVFTNSFCKWLFRWLHPDLGVKMAQYLSVKNKLISGDEDAKFLGEDNEWLVQYCKRKLEDKHRDYFVFGHRHLPLNIDLKDNSKYINLGDWIKYYTYGVFDGENFELKEY, from the coding sequence ATTCAAATTCCTAAAGGAAAAAAAATATACTTTGCCTCCGATAATCATTTAGGGGCACCAACCAGAGAAGCATCACTTCCTCGCGAAAAAAAATTCATAGCCTGGTTAGATGAAGTAAAACAAGATGCCGCAGCCATATTCCTTTTAGGTGATTTGTTCGACTTTTGGATGGATTATAAAAAGGTAGTTCCAAAAGGCTTTACCAGGACACTTGGTAAATTAGCCGAAATCTCAGATTCAGGGATACCAATCTATTATTTTGTTGGAAATCATGATTTATGGATGAATGGCTATTTTGAAGAAGAACTTAACATCCCTGTTTACCACAAACCAAAAGAATTTACATTTAACAATAAAACATTTTTTATTGGTCATGGTGATGGTCTAGGCCCTGGAGACAAAGGCTATAAACGCATGAAAAAGGTATTTACAAATTCATTTTGTAAATGGTTATTCAGATGGTTACACCCAGACTTAGGCGTAAAAATGGCACAATATTTATCGGTTAAAAACAAACTTATTTCTGGCGATGAAGATGCTAAATTTTTAGGCGAAGACAACGAATGGTTAGTACAATACTGCAAACGCAAACTCGAAGATAAACACCGTGATTATTTTGTATTCGGACACCGTCATTTACCATTAAATATAGACCTTAAAGACAACTCAAAATACATCAACCTTGGCGATTGGATTAAATACTATACTTATGGTGTTTTTGATGGAGAAAATTTTGAGCTCAAGGAGTATTAA